From Nicotiana tabacum cultivar K326 chromosome 22, ASM71507v2, whole genome shotgun sequence, one genomic window encodes:
- the LOC107800314 gene encoding rust resistance kinase Lr10 isoform X3, translating to MSGGTKFLSVLTILIFLQLSDTPFAEQNQQCAPSSCGHIKNISYPFRLKNDPKHCGDEKYELSCEGNRPIFTMFMTNWNGSLNYYVQAINYDNSTIRLVDPGENSRDVRCVDYTCKVYNFRFFKTVCVTQRHVLRVLESFIPWILPIFGVSAVARIVLLPCIFVFLVIELRRRHLSIFDAIESFLHSRNNFMPIRYPYSSIRKMTRNFKEKLGQGGYGSVYKGKLQSGPNVAVKILTKPKADGQDFINEVATIGRIHHVNVVQLIGYCAERSKRALVYDFMPNGSLDKYITPREGGTLLSWQRKSEIALGVARGIEYLHRGCDIQILHFDIKPHNILLDENFVPKISDFGLAKLYPTDNSIVTLTAARGTIGYVAPELINRSIGPISYKADVYSFGMLLIEIAGMKGNSAAREDMSSQYFPHWIYDQFDKEKEIEVLDETHDDEMIIKKLTLVALWCIQMNPLDRPSMTKVVEMLEGELQALQTPPRPFESLQPSPLEFNLSSSLGSTESMILVENCSDSAKVDVIIG from the exons ATGTCTGGAGGAACCAAGTTTCTTTCAGTTCTTACAATTCTCATCTTCTTGCAGCTCTCTGACACCCCATTTGCCGAACAGAACCAGCAGTGTGCACCTTCTAGTTGTGGGCATATTAAGAACATCAGCTACCCCTTTCGATTGAAAAATGACCCAAAGCATTGTGGCGACGAAAAGTATGAATTGAGCTGTGAAGGGAATCGCCCCATATTCACCATGTTTATGACAAATTGGAATGGGTCCCTGAACTACTATGTGCAAGCCATCAATTATGATAACTCCACTATCCGCCTTGTAGATCCTG GTGAAAATTCAAGGGATGTTCGCTGTGTGGATTACACCTGCAAGGTTTACAATTTTAGATTCTTCAAAACCGTATGTG TTACTCAAAGACATGTTCTCCGTGTTCTTGAAA GCTTCATTCCATGGATACTTCCCATATTTG GGGTTAGTGCTGTGGCAAGAATCGTACTACTCCCATGCATATTTGTGTTTCTAGTGATTGAATTACGAAGAAGGCATTTGTCGATCTTTGATGCAATTGAAAGTTTCCTACATAGTAGAAACAATTTCATGCCCATTCGATACCCGTACTCCAGCATAAGGAAGATGACTAGGAATTTCAAAGAGAAACTAGGCCAAGGAGGTTATGGTTCAGTATATAAAGGCAAGCTTCAAAGTGGTCCTAATGTGGCAGTGAAGATCTTGACCAAGCCCAAAGCTGATGGGCAAGACTTCATCAACGAGGTTGCCACAATCGGAAGGATTCATCATGTTAACGTGGTACAACTTATTGGCTATTGTGCTGAGAGATCTAAACGTGCCCTCGTATATGACTTCATGCCTAATGGATCACTTGACAAGTACATCACACCCCGAGAAGGAGGAACTCTACTTAGCTGGCAAAGAAAGTCTGAAATTGCTCTTGGAGTTGCTCGAGGTATTGAATATTTGCATCGAGGTTGTGACATACAAATTCTACATTTTGACATCAAGCCGCACAACATACTTTTGGATGAAAATTTCGTTCCAAAAATTTCTGACTTTGGTCTTGCTAAATTATACCCCACGGATAACAGCATTGTTACTCTAACAGCAGCAAGGGGAACAATCGGATATGTAGCTCCAGAACTCATCAACAGAAGCATTGGTCCTATATCTTATAAGGCAGATGTTTATAGCTTTGGAATGTTACTGATTGAGATAGCAGGTATGAAAGGAAACTCGGCAGCAAGAGAGGATATGTCAAGCCAGTATTTTCCACATTGGATCTATGATCAATTCGACAAGGAAAAGGAAATTGAAGTACTAGACGAGACGCATGATGATGAAATGATCATAAAGAAGCTAACTTTAGTTGCTTTGTGGTGCATACAAATGAATCCACTCGATCGTCCGTCAATGACTAAAGTAGTTGAAATGCTTGAAGGTGAATTACAGGCTTTGCAAACGCCTCCTAGGCCTTTTGAATCACTGCAACCATCTCCGTTGGAATTCAATCTGAGTTCTTCACTAGGTTCAACTGAGTCTATGATTTTGGTTGAGAATTGTTCTGATTCTGCAAAAGTAGATGTAATTATTGGTTGA
- the LOC107800314 gene encoding rust resistance kinase Lr10 isoform X2 produces the protein MSGGTKFLSVLTILIFLQLSDTPFAEQNQQCAPSSCGHIKNISYPFRLKNDPKHCGDEKYELSCEGNRPIFTMFMTNWNGSLNYYVQAINYDNSTIRLVDPAVPITIFSCPFAMNSPAFVEITNCLNKSDASKGHAYAAMGKLSPSNLRVGCTVNLMSMTSWPIDDANVYISILGLHNALAYGFELSWFRDIYCNKCGFNFGCEGENSRDVRCVDYTCKVYNFRFFKTVCVTQRHVLRVLESFIPWILPIFGVSAVARIVLLPCIFVFLVIELRRRHLSIFDAIESFLHSRNNFMPIRYPYSSIRKMTRNFKEKLGQGGYGSVYKGKLQSGPNVAVKILTKPKADGQDFINEVATIGRIHHVNVVQLIGYCAERSKRALVYDFMPNGSLDKYITPREGGTLLSWQRKSEIALGVARGIEYLHRGCDIQILHFDIKPHNILLDENFVPKISDFGLAKLYPTDNSIVTLTAARGTIGYVAPELINRSIGPISYKADVYSFGMLLIEIAGMKGNSAAREDMSSQYFPHWIYDQFDKEKEIEVLDETHDDEMIIKKLTLVALWCIQMNPLDRPSMTKVVEMLEGELQALQTPPRPFESLQPSPLEFNLSSSLGSTESMILVENCSDSAKVDVIIG, from the exons ATGTCTGGAGGAACCAAGTTTCTTTCAGTTCTTACAATTCTCATCTTCTTGCAGCTCTCTGACACCCCATTTGCCGAACAGAACCAGCAGTGTGCACCTTCTAGTTGTGGGCATATTAAGAACATCAGCTACCCCTTTCGATTGAAAAATGACCCAAAGCATTGTGGCGACGAAAAGTATGAATTGAGCTGTGAAGGGAATCGCCCCATATTCACCATGTTTATGACAAATTGGAATGGGTCCCTGAACTACTATGTGCAAGCCATCAATTATGATAACTCCACTATCCGCCTTGTAGATCCTG CTGTGCCAATCACTATTTTCAGCTGTCCATTTGCCATGAATTCTCCCGCCTTTGTGGAAATCACTAATTGTCTCAACAAGAGTGATGCTTCCAAGGGACACGCCTATGCAGCCATGGGCAAATTATCACCATCTAATTTGAGAGTGGGGTGTACTGTAAACCTCATGTCAATGACTTCATGGCCTATTGATGATGCAAATGTTTATATTTCAATCTTAGGGCTGCATAATGCTTTGGCATATGGGTTTGAACTTTCATGGTTTCGTGACATTTACTGTAACAAGTGCGGCTTTAATTTTGGTTGCGAAGGTGAAAATTCAAGGGATGTTCGCTGTGTGGATTACACCTGCAAGGTTTACAATTTTAGATTCTTCAAAACCGTATGTG TTACTCAAAGACATGTTCTCCGTGTTCTTGAAA GCTTCATTCCATGGATACTTCCCATATTTG GGGTTAGTGCTGTGGCAAGAATCGTACTACTCCCATGCATATTTGTGTTTCTAGTGATTGAATTACGAAGAAGGCATTTGTCGATCTTTGATGCAATTGAAAGTTTCCTACATAGTAGAAACAATTTCATGCCCATTCGATACCCGTACTCCAGCATAAGGAAGATGACTAGGAATTTCAAAGAGAAACTAGGCCAAGGAGGTTATGGTTCAGTATATAAAGGCAAGCTTCAAAGTGGTCCTAATGTGGCAGTGAAGATCTTGACCAAGCCCAAAGCTGATGGGCAAGACTTCATCAACGAGGTTGCCACAATCGGAAGGATTCATCATGTTAACGTGGTACAACTTATTGGCTATTGTGCTGAGAGATCTAAACGTGCCCTCGTATATGACTTCATGCCTAATGGATCACTTGACAAGTACATCACACCCCGAGAAGGAGGAACTCTACTTAGCTGGCAAAGAAAGTCTGAAATTGCTCTTGGAGTTGCTCGAGGTATTGAATATTTGCATCGAGGTTGTGACATACAAATTCTACATTTTGACATCAAGCCGCACAACATACTTTTGGATGAAAATTTCGTTCCAAAAATTTCTGACTTTGGTCTTGCTAAATTATACCCCACGGATAACAGCATTGTTACTCTAACAGCAGCAAGGGGAACAATCGGATATGTAGCTCCAGAACTCATCAACAGAAGCATTGGTCCTATATCTTATAAGGCAGATGTTTATAGCTTTGGAATGTTACTGATTGAGATAGCAGGTATGAAAGGAAACTCGGCAGCAAGAGAGGATATGTCAAGCCAGTATTTTCCACATTGGATCTATGATCAATTCGACAAGGAAAAGGAAATTGAAGTACTAGACGAGACGCATGATGATGAAATGATCATAAAGAAGCTAACTTTAGTTGCTTTGTGGTGCATACAAATGAATCCACTCGATCGTCCGTCAATGACTAAAGTAGTTGAAATGCTTGAAGGTGAATTACAGGCTTTGCAAACGCCTCCTAGGCCTTTTGAATCACTGCAACCATCTCCGTTGGAATTCAATCTGAGTTCTTCACTAGGTTCAACTGAGTCTATGATTTTGGTTGAGAATTGTTCTGATTCTGCAAAAGTAGATGTAATTATTGGTTGA
- the LOC107800314 gene encoding rust resistance kinase Lr10 isoform X1 has product MSGGTKFLSVLTILIFLQLSDTPFAEQNQQCAPSSCGHIKNISYPFRLKNDPKHCGDEKYELSCEGNRPIFTMFMTNWNGSLNYYVQAINYDNSTIRLVDPGIREQLLCSLPQHSITFYTLPFQFGFTKPDGSSAFLAVPITIFSCPFAMNSPAFVEITNCLNKSDASKGHAYAAMGKLSPSNLRVGCTVNLMSMTSWPIDDANVYISILGLHNALAYGFELSWFRDIYCNKCGFNFGCEGENSRDVRCVDYTCKVYNFRFFKTVCVTQRHVLRVLESFIPWILPIFGVSAVARIVLLPCIFVFLVIELRRRHLSIFDAIESFLHSRNNFMPIRYPYSSIRKMTRNFKEKLGQGGYGSVYKGKLQSGPNVAVKILTKPKADGQDFINEVATIGRIHHVNVVQLIGYCAERSKRALVYDFMPNGSLDKYITPREGGTLLSWQRKSEIALGVARGIEYLHRGCDIQILHFDIKPHNILLDENFVPKISDFGLAKLYPTDNSIVTLTAARGTIGYVAPELINRSIGPISYKADVYSFGMLLIEIAGMKGNSAAREDMSSQYFPHWIYDQFDKEKEIEVLDETHDDEMIIKKLTLVALWCIQMNPLDRPSMTKVVEMLEGELQALQTPPRPFESLQPSPLEFNLSSSLGSTESMILVENCSDSAKVDVIIG; this is encoded by the exons ATGTCTGGAGGAACCAAGTTTCTTTCAGTTCTTACAATTCTCATCTTCTTGCAGCTCTCTGACACCCCATTTGCCGAACAGAACCAGCAGTGTGCACCTTCTAGTTGTGGGCATATTAAGAACATCAGCTACCCCTTTCGATTGAAAAATGACCCAAAGCATTGTGGCGACGAAAAGTATGAATTGAGCTGTGAAGGGAATCGCCCCATATTCACCATGTTTATGACAAATTGGAATGGGTCCCTGAACTACTATGTGCAAGCCATCAATTATGATAACTCCACTATCCGCCTTGTAGATCCTGGTATAAGAGAACAACTTCTTTGCTCTCTTCCTCAGCATTCAATTACGTTTTACACTCTCCCTTTTCAATTTGGTTTTACTAAACCTGATGGTTCTTCTGCTTTTTTAGCTGTGCCAATCACTATTTTCAGCTGTCCATTTGCCATGAATTCTCCCGCCTTTGTGGAAATCACTAATTGTCTCAACAAGAGTGATGCTTCCAAGGGACACGCCTATGCAGCCATGGGCAAATTATCACCATCTAATTTGAGAGTGGGGTGTACTGTAAACCTCATGTCAATGACTTCATGGCCTATTGATGATGCAAATGTTTATATTTCAATCTTAGGGCTGCATAATGCTTTGGCATATGGGTTTGAACTTTCATGGTTTCGTGACATTTACTGTAACAAGTGCGGCTTTAATTTTGGTTGCGAAGGTGAAAATTCAAGGGATGTTCGCTGTGTGGATTACACCTGCAAGGTTTACAATTTTAGATTCTTCAAAACCGTATGTG TTACTCAAAGACATGTTCTCCGTGTTCTTGAAA GCTTCATTCCATGGATACTTCCCATATTTG GGGTTAGTGCTGTGGCAAGAATCGTACTACTCCCATGCATATTTGTGTTTCTAGTGATTGAATTACGAAGAAGGCATTTGTCGATCTTTGATGCAATTGAAAGTTTCCTACATAGTAGAAACAATTTCATGCCCATTCGATACCCGTACTCCAGCATAAGGAAGATGACTAGGAATTTCAAAGAGAAACTAGGCCAAGGAGGTTATGGTTCAGTATATAAAGGCAAGCTTCAAAGTGGTCCTAATGTGGCAGTGAAGATCTTGACCAAGCCCAAAGCTGATGGGCAAGACTTCATCAACGAGGTTGCCACAATCGGAAGGATTCATCATGTTAACGTGGTACAACTTATTGGCTATTGTGCTGAGAGATCTAAACGTGCCCTCGTATATGACTTCATGCCTAATGGATCACTTGACAAGTACATCACACCCCGAGAAGGAGGAACTCTACTTAGCTGGCAAAGAAAGTCTGAAATTGCTCTTGGAGTTGCTCGAGGTATTGAATATTTGCATCGAGGTTGTGACATACAAATTCTACATTTTGACATCAAGCCGCACAACATACTTTTGGATGAAAATTTCGTTCCAAAAATTTCTGACTTTGGTCTTGCTAAATTATACCCCACGGATAACAGCATTGTTACTCTAACAGCAGCAAGGGGAACAATCGGATATGTAGCTCCAGAACTCATCAACAGAAGCATTGGTCCTATATCTTATAAGGCAGATGTTTATAGCTTTGGAATGTTACTGATTGAGATAGCAGGTATGAAAGGAAACTCGGCAGCAAGAGAGGATATGTCAAGCCAGTATTTTCCACATTGGATCTATGATCAATTCGACAAGGAAAAGGAAATTGAAGTACTAGACGAGACGCATGATGATGAAATGATCATAAAGAAGCTAACTTTAGTTGCTTTGTGGTGCATACAAATGAATCCACTCGATCGTCCGTCAATGACTAAAGTAGTTGAAATGCTTGAAGGTGAATTACAGGCTTTGCAAACGCCTCCTAGGCCTTTTGAATCACTGCAACCATCTCCGTTGGAATTCAATCTGAGTTCTTCACTAGGTTCAACTGAGTCTATGATTTTGGTTGAGAATTGTTCTGATTCTGCAAAAGTAGATGTAATTATTGGTTGA